A genomic region of Pseudopipra pipra isolate bDixPip1 chromosome W, bDixPip1.hap1, whole genome shotgun sequence contains the following coding sequences:
- the LOC135405522 gene encoding zinc finger protein 239-like — translation MESLEDKSPHETLVGEAVLKGSPAQEGSGEEKGRRSPHRRGSKAIPGCSEEERASLCREGGWSLRGSSDLVVPEQPPSRQKPFKCMECGKSFRKSSILIRHQHIHTGERPYMCGECGKSFNQSSHLIKHQRIHTGERPYTCRECGKSFSVSSNLIQHQCIHTGERPYKCWECGKTFNYRSSLRTHQLIHTGERPYKCLECEKRFPTSSDLLVHQRTHTDERPFRCTDCGKGFKHNSTLIIHQRIHTGERPYKCGECGKSFTHSSALTRHQRIHR, via the coding sequence atggagagcctggaggacaaatccccccatgagaccctggtgggagaggccgttttgaagggctccccggcgcaggaaggcagcggggaggaaaagggccggagatccccccacaggaggggctccaaagccatcccagggtgctctgaggaggaaagagccagctTGTGTCGGGAAGGCGgctggagcttgagggggagctccgacttggtggtccctgagcagcctcccagcaggcagAAGCCCTTCAAGTGtatggaatgtgggaagagcttcaggaagagctccatCCTtatccgacaccagcacatccacactggtgaacggccctacatgtgtggggaatgtgggaaaagcttcaaccagagctcccacctcATCAAACACCAGCGCattcacactggggaacggccgtacacatgtagggaatgtgggaagagcttcagtgtcAGCTCCAACCTCATCCAACACCAgtgcatccacactggggaacggccctacaagtgttgggaatgtgggaagaccTTCAACTACAGGTCCagcctccgcacccaccagctcatccacaccggggaacggccctacaagtgcttggaatgtgagAAAAGGTTTCCgaccagctcagatctcctcgtgcaccagcggacgcacacggatgagaggcccttccgctgcaccgactgcgggaagggcttcaagcacaACTCCACCCTCATcatccaccagcgcatccacactggagagaggccgtacaagtgtggggagtgtgggaagagcttcacgcacagctctgccttgaccagacaccaacggaTCCATCGATAA